DNA sequence from the Methanofollis formosanus genome:
ACCCCTCAGTGACACTCATCGAGAGCGAAAAAAACCTGGGATTCGCAGGCGGGATCAATATCGGAGTTGCCTATGCGATGGAGCACAGGATACCCTACACCCTCATCTACAACAACGACACCATCGCCGATCCCGGGATGGTCCGGAGCCTGGTTGAGGTCCTGGAATCGGACCCGAGCGCAGGAATCGTCACCGGCAAGGTCTATGACTACTATATCCCTGACCGACTCCTCGTGGTAGGCAAAAAAATCAACTTCTCCACCGGTCGGATGTTCAATGAAGGGTACTCAGAGATCGACCGGGGACAGCACGACGAGATACGCGAATACTCATATATCGACGGCGTATTCTGGCTTTCAAGGACCGAGGTCTTCAAAAAAATCGGGTACTTCGATACCGGTTATTTCTATCAGTTCGAGGAGGTGGACTTCTGCGCCAGGGCGAACCGGCATTATCGGATCCTCTATACCCCACATGCGAAGATCTGGCATAAGGGAGGGAAAAGTGTCGGCGGACGGAAGAGTCCGACAGAGGTCTACTACTTTGCCAGGAACAAGTTCATTTTCATGCGTCGTTATGCGACGCAACGACAGTTCCTGACTTTTCTCCTCCACCAGGCCCTGGTTGACAACCCCAGAGAACTTGGCGGGGCGATGATAAAAGGGCGGTTCAACACACTGATACCGCAAATCCGGGGAGTGAGGGATGGGATCCGCAAGGCAAAGGCGGAACCCCCGTTCAATCCCGGAAAATATGGGGGATGAAGTCCAACGGCAGGACGCCGGACCACACCCCATTCAAGAGCCGGATGCGCTGGCAAAGGAGAACTTGTCGAGGTTCAGAGAACCACCGAACGCCATTCTGACGGTGTGCTCACCGGCAGGGAGCGCGACGCTCTTCTTCACCGTCGTGAACGTGCCCCACGAACCGGTGTTCGGCGAGGTCACCGTTCCGACCTCTTTCCCGTCGACGAGCACCTTCATCGACTGCCCGCTCATGGCGGAGGCGACCCTGAACTCAGCATCGTATGTCCCTGCTCTGGGGACATCAACGGTGTACTGGACCCACTCGCCAGGGAAGGCATAGGCAATGGTGGTGATACCGTTCTTTTCCCAGTACTCGATGTCGACACCGCCCGTGCGGTACGCACCGCCTCTGTTCTCGGCGTCCCGGTCATGGTAGGCAACGCCTTCGCCACCTTCGTCATAGTCTTCGGCCTGAACCGTAAAGGAGACCGACTCCTGACCGGCGGTGACTGCAACCTTGTCGAGGTTGAGGGAGCCGTCGAAGACAAACCTGAGGGTGTGTTCACCGGCGGGGAGAGCAATGCTCTTCTTCACCGTCGTGAACTTCCCCCACGAACCAGTGTTCGGCGAAGTCACGGTCCCGGCCTCTTTCCCGTCGACGAGCACTTTCATCGACTGCCCGTTCATGGCAGAGGCGACGGTGAACGCAACATCGTACGTCCCGGCTTCGGCGACGTCGACGGTGTACTGGAGCCACTCACCAGGATACGCATAGGCAATGGTGGTGACACCGATCTTCTCCCAGTACTCGATATCGACGCCGTCCTTGCGGTATGCCCCGCCCTCGTTCACAGCGTCGGTGTCATGATAGGCGACGCCCTCGCCGCCTTCGTCATAATCTTCGGCTTCGAATGTCCCGGGAAGGGCAATCCCCACCTTTTCTCCAGGCTCCGAACCCGACGAATCAGATGCTGAAAGCACCATCTTGTCGAAATTCAAGGAGCCATCGAAGACAACTTTGATGGTATGTTTCCCGGCAGGAAGCTCAATGCTCTTCTCCACCGTCGTGAACGTGCCCCACGAACCGGTGTTCGGCGAGGTCACGGTCCCGACCTCTTTTCCGTCGACGAGCACTTTCATCGACTGCCCGTTCATAGCAGAGGCGACGGTGAACGCAATATCGTACGTCCCGGCCTCGGCGACATCAATGGTGTACTGAAGCCATTCGCCAGGGAATGCATATGCGATGGTGGTGACACCGCTGGCTTTCCAAAATTCAATATCGACGCCGTCCTGACGGTACTCCCCGCCTTCGTTCACAGCGTCGGTGTCATGATAGGCGACGCCCTCGCCGCCTTCGTCATAATCTTCGGCTTCAATGGTACCGGGGACCGCAGCCCCCTCTTCAGAGCCTGCACCATCGTCAGGGTTCGAACCGTCATCCGGGCCCGATCCTGAAGAAGTGTTCTCGGCAAAGGCAATCCTGTCCAGATTCATCGAACCATCGAAGGCAACTTTGAGTGTGTGGTTCCCCTCGGAGAGGTCGAAACTCTTCTTCACTGTCGTGAAGGCACCCCATGAACCGGTGTTCGGGGCTTCAACGGCGGCAACCTCCTCGCCATCGATGAGCACCTTCATCGACTGCCCGTTCATGGCGGAGGCGACGGTGAAATCAGCGTCGTACTTCCCTGCCTCGGCGACATTGACCGAGTACTGGAGCCACTCACCCGGATAGGCATAGGCGATGGTGGTCGCACCGGTCTTCTCCCAGTATTCAATATCGACGCCGTCCTTGCGGTACGCACCGCCTTCGTTCACGGCGTCGGTGTCATGATAGGCAACACCTTCCCCGCCCTGATCATAGTCCTCGGCCTCGACCGTGCCGGGGAGAGTGTGCCTCTCCACCGGCTCGGGGTTCGGGTCGGGGTTCGGGTCAGGAGTCGGGGTTGGGGTTGGGTCCACCGGATCGGTGGACTTCTTGATCTCCAGTCCTGATGTGTCCACACCTGAAGACGGCGAGACAATCTTGAACGGGTTCTCCGCATAGTTGCCGGTTGCCGTTCCTTCGATGACATCGTTCACACCATAGTGCGAATACAGGATGTTCTCAGGCCCGCCTTCGATAGTCAGATCGAAGTACGAGTTCTGGCACGGCAGGTCGCGACCAATCGCCGGGTAGTACTTCCCGAGCCGGATCATGGAACCGTCGACACCCTTCGCGTTGATGATCTTGAAGTTCTCGAACCTCACGTCATTGGTGTTCGAGGCATCGATGGCATACCCGCCTGCGTTCTCGCTCACACAGTTGGTGAAGACGTTCGGAGAGATGAAGCCGTTCCAGTGGATCAGGAAGTAGTCAGATGCTTCCGAGTCCTTGGAGTAGCAGTTCTCGAACTTCGCACCGTTCGACGACCAGATCATGAACCCATGGTGGTTCCCGATCGCCGTGCAGTCCTTCACGGTGACACCGTTGTTGAGGAAGAACCCTGCACCGAAGATGAGGTTCATGTCCCGCTGGGTGTCTGACTCAGGGAAACGTGCCTGTTTCCTGATACCGTTGTCCTTGCTTGTACAGTTCTCGAAGACGACGTTCTTCACTGCCGGGGCCGGTTCGATGTGGAAACCGGATTCCCAGTTGTCCTCTGCATAGCAGTCTTTGATCAGTGCGTTCTCAAGGTCGTTGTGCTCTGCGAGGATGAATCCCGCAGTCCATGGGTGCGAGTTGTCGTCGGCACCACACCGGATCGCCTTGCAGTTCTCGTACGTGATGTCTGAGACCTTCAGACCAGCGCTCGTTCCATCGATGTTAAACCCTGTCCAGGTCATATCGATGGCCGTGCAGTCCTTGAATGAGATGTCAGTGAGATCGTGCCCGGGGCACCAGACCGTGAAAGCACCGTTCATCCTCGTGTCACCGGTGACGGTCACACTCTGGATAGAGACGTGGCTGTACTGAATCCAGACAGCACCCTGGCCCGAGATGGTGAAACCCTCAAGGTGAGTGTTCTCGTTGGCAAATACGCCGTCCCAGGTACCGCGGATATCGATCCTGGTCTTGTCTTCGCCTGAACCCATGAGCGTTGTTCCAGCTGCCATCTTGGGGCTTCCGTCACATTTGTACGTTCCAGCGGCAAGGTGAACCGTGCCGCCTTTTCCGGCCGCGTTGAGCGCGTTCGTGATCTCGATCTGATCAGATTTTCCGTCACAGACATAGTCTGCCTGTGTCTTTGCATCCTGCGAACTGTCAGAAGCGGCCACATTGAGGGTGGCAGCACTGACCGCAGGCGCCAGACATATGAGCACTGACGCCAGGAGCAGGAGGCGCAACATTGATCTGTTCATGGAATGTTCCTCGTGTTCATCCCCCCGTCAAGATCAATTTTCACACAATGTACTTTTAAACATTGTGATCTAGAATTATTCAATCTCCAAAATTTTTTTGAGAATTTAATATCAAAGAGAGGAAATACGAAATAATTTCCACAAAATCAGAGGAGAAACATCCCTGAATAATTATCTGATGGGGAGATGATTCCAGACCAGATATCAGATTTAGATCTGGAATTCATTATTAAAATGCGTTTCCTAAAGCCAGGATAATATACAACAAAGGAACGACCATAAAACGATTCGAATATATTCAAAAAAACGGCGGTTATGACAGATCTGAGCATGAACGCCCTGATCATCACCGAGCGCGAGTACATAAAGACTTCGGAAAAAAAGAGAATATTATTTACAAACAATATTTGAAATTCAAGAGATCTCAATCGAATGATCAGACT
Encoded proteins:
- a CDS encoding carbohydrate-binding protein → MNRSMLRLLLLASVLICLAPAVSAATLNVAASDSSQDAKTQADYVCDGKSDQIEITNALNAAGKGGTVHLAAGTYKCDGSPKMAAGTTLMGSGEDKTRIDIRGTWDGVFANENTHLEGFTISGQGAVWIQYSHVSIQSVTVTGDTRMNGAFTVWCPGHDLTDISFKDCTAIDMTWTGFNIDGTSAGLKVSDITYENCKAIRCGADDNSHPWTAGFILAEHNDLENALIKDCYAEDNWESGFHIEPAPAVKNVVFENCTSKDNGIRKQARFPESDTQRDMNLIFGAGFFLNNGVTVKDCTAIGNHHGFMIWSSNGAKFENCYSKDSEASDYFLIHWNGFISPNVFTNCVSENAGGYAIDASNTNDVRFENFKIINAKGVDGSMIRLGKYYPAIGRDLPCQNSYFDLTIEGGPENILYSHYGVNDVIEGTATGNYAENPFKIVSPSSGVDTSGLEIKKSTDPVDPTPTPTPDPNPDPNPEPVERHTLPGTVEAEDYDQGGEGVAYHDTDAVNEGGAYRKDGVDIEYWEKTGATTIAYAYPGEWLQYSVNVAEAGKYDADFTVASAMNGQSMKVLIDGEEVAAVEAPNTGSWGAFTTVKKSFDLSEGNHTLKVAFDGSMNLDRIAFAENTSSGSGPDDGSNPDDGAGSEEGAAVPGTIEAEDYDEGGEGVAYHDTDAVNEGGEYRQDGVDIEFWKASGVTTIAYAFPGEWLQYTIDVAEAGTYDIAFTVASAMNGQSMKVLVDGKEVGTVTSPNTGSWGTFTTVEKSIELPAGKHTIKVVFDGSLNFDKMVLSASDSSGSEPGEKVGIALPGTFEAEDYDEGGEGVAYHDTDAVNEGGAYRKDGVDIEYWEKIGVTTIAYAYPGEWLQYTVDVAEAGTYDVAFTVASAMNGQSMKVLVDGKEAGTVTSPNTGSWGKFTTVKKSIALPAGEHTLRFVFDGSLNLDKVAVTAGQESVSFTVQAEDYDEGGEGVAYHDRDAENRGGAYRTGGVDIEYWEKNGITTIAYAFPGEWVQYTVDVPRAGTYDAEFRVASAMSGQSMKVLVDGKEVGTVTSPNTGSWGTFTTVKKSVALPAGEHTVRMAFGGSLNLDKFSFASASGS
- a CDS encoding glycosyltransferase family 2 protein, whose protein sequence is MERDKVAILIINWNGKEDTLECIRSLQKQDYPACEIVVVDNGSTDGSADAFRAVDPSVTLIESEKNLGFAGGINIGVAYAMEHRIPYTLIYNNDTIADPGMVRSLVEVLESDPSAGIVTGKVYDYYIPDRLLVVGKKINFSTGRMFNEGYSEIDRGQHDEIREYSYIDGVFWLSRTEVFKKIGYFDTGYFYQFEEVDFCARANRHYRILYTPHAKIWHKGGKSVGGRKSPTEVYYFARNKFIFMRRYATQRQFLTFLLHQALVDNPRELGGAMIKGRFNTLIPQIRGVRDGIRKAKAEPPFNPGKYGG